ACTGCACGGCTTGAGGCTTTTGCGGAGAAGAATCCGAACGTCGATGAATTTCAGGTAGTTGAATTTCTCAACATCGACGGTGCAAAGATTATTTTAGGTGATCAATCGCTTATCGATAGTGTCCAGGATAATGGTTTCAGCGTTCAGAGTGAAAAATTTGATTATCTTTTTGATCTTGATGGAAACATCATCAACGTATCCGACGGCGAGCTGTATGTCCCAGTAAGCTATATGAAGGATAACATCACAAAGGTCGGTGACAAGGCCGTAATTAGCGGGAAGGAATTTACTGTTGCAGGATTTCTGCGCGATTCACTAATGAATTCTTCGCTTTCTGCCTCTAAGAGATTTCTTGTCAGTGAAAATGATTACGTAGAATTAAAAAAACTTGGAAGTACGGAGTATCTGATTGAGTTTAGATTAAAGGATTTTTCGGCGATAGGCGCATTTGAAACCGCTTATGCCTCCGCAGGACTTGAAGCGAACGGACCAACGGTTACATATACACTTTTTAAAATGATGAATGCAATTTCCGACGGGATGATGATTGCGATTATCCTTCTTGTAAGCGCACTTGTCGTTACAATTGCATTGATGTGCATCCGCTTTACGCTCCTTGCGAAAATCGAAGAGGACTACCGTGAAATTGGCGTTATGAAGGCAATCGGACTACGTGTTTCCGACATAAAGAAGATTTATCTTGCGAAATATGCAGTGATTGCGGCTGCAGGCAGTATTCTTGGGTATATTCTTTCACTGATGTTCCAAGACATGCTACTAGAAAATATTCGGCTATATATGGGTGAAAGCGAAAATTCTTCTTTTGCCTTAAGTTTAGGAATCATTGGTATATTACTTGTATTTGTTGTAATTCTTGCATATGTAAGCGGAATGTTGAATCGCTTCCGTAAAATTTCAGCTGCTGAAGCCATACGCTTTGGCACTTCACAGGAAAAAAAAGCTGGAGCAAAGCGTTTTACACTGAATGGAAACAGATTATTTACCACGTATATTTTTCTCGGTATCAAAGATGTTCTGGCAAGGAAAAGACTTTACACCACAATGCTTGTGGTACTGGTAATTTCGTCATTTATTATGATTGTTCCGCAGAACCTGTAAAATACAATTTCTTCAAAAAGCTTCATCCAATATATGGGGATAGGAAACTACGATTTGCGTATACAGACCAACCAAAACCATGAAAAAGCAGCTGAAATTGTACAGACGCTGAACAGCGACAGCTCTATTGCAAAGGTAGCCGCGCTTACAACTAAAACATTTAAAGTCAAGCGCGCGGACGGGTCAGAGGAAAATATTAAAATTGAACTCGGTGATCATTCAGTATTTCCGATAGAATATTCCGAGGGAAGAGCACCCGCCAGAGATCATGAAATTGCGCTTTCGACTATAAACGCAGATGAGATGAGCAAAAAGGTCGGCGATTATCTTACGCTGATGATTGGAGGGGAGGAGAAAGATCTCACGGTAAGCGGAATATATTCCGACGTTACGAACGGCGGCAAAACGGCAAAGGCTGTTTTCACCGACAATTCGGCGGACATTATGTGGACCATTGTCCCCGCTGAACTTTCGGATAAGTCCCTTGTCGACAGTAAGGTATCAGAATATACGGACAGATTTGATTTTGCAAAGGTGACCGACATTGATGAATTTGTGAAACAGACTTTAGGCTCAACGATTAGCTCCGTCGAAACGGCATCCTATGCCTCAATGGCCGTTGCGCTGGTTATTACAGTACTCGTTACACTGTTATTTATGAAAATGCTTGTTGCAAAAGATAGATATTCGATTGCAGTAATGAAAGCTTTCGGCTTCACAAACTCGGATCTAAAAAAACAGTTTGTTTCTCGTTCGGTTTTCGTTCTGATTGTTGGAATTGTGCTCGGTACACTACTAGCGAACACTCTTGGAGAAATGCTGGCCGGTTTAATGATCTCCTCGTTTGGAGCATCGACGTTTAATTTTGCGGTCAATCCGTTATGGGCATATCTGCTTAGTCCGCTGCTAATGATCGGCGCGGTACTTATTGCAACAATGATCGGCACATCGGGCGCAGGAAAAATAAAAATATCCGAAAACATAAAGGAGTAGGCATATGAAGAAGATTATTATCGGCGATCATCTTGTAAAATCTTACGGTGAGGGCGAGGAAAAGCGCAATGTTCTGGACGGAGTATCCGTTGAAATAAACGAGGGCGAGTTCGTTGCGGTTATGGGACCTTCTGGCTCGGGAAAATCGACACTGTTGTTTGCACTAAGCGGCATGGATGGCGTTAATAGCGGAAAGGTCGTTTTTGACAGCAGAGATTTATCGGCGGTCGGGGAGAAGGAACTTTCAGATATACGCAGAACAAAAATGGGATTTGTTTTTCAGCAGCCGACTATGCTGAAAAATTTGAATATCCTTGACAACATCATTCTTCCATCCATGCGCGACAACAAAAACACCGGGAAAATTTCGGAGAAGGCAAGAGCGCTTATGAAAAGGGTAGGCATTGCAGAGCTTGAAAAGCGAGATATTACACAGGTTTCGGGAGGTCAGCTTCAGCGTGCAGGAATATGCCGCGCACTTATGAACAGCCCAAAAATCATCTTCGGCGACGAGCCGACGGGTGCGCTCAACTCAAAATCTGCGCAGGAGATTATGGACATATTTTCCGAAATTAACACGGACGGTACTGCTGTAATGCTTGTAACTCACGACGCAAAGGTTGCGGCGCGGACAGACCGTATTATGTTCATGCGTGACGGCAAAATTGAAAGCGAATTGAAGCTTCTGAAGTATGACGGGACGGATACGGATGGCAGGGTCGAGAAAGTAATGGTAAAAATGCGGGAAATAGGCATATGATTTTATTGTAGACTTTAATTTTAAAGGAAGTAGCTCCTTCATATCGATACTTGTCCAAGTGAAGGGGCTACATTTTTTCGCCTTTTAGTTTATACGAACATTTTTTCTAATTCTAATGGTTTAATGTACTCTCTATCTTTCTAATCAATCTATAAAGATTTTACCGATACACATATTTCGCCATAACCGCTGTTAATCACATCATCAATGTATCTTTCTAATATCGGTTGTGGGGCTATTAAGAAAAACGAGGATACTACTTTATCCAAACCTCTCAATCACTAATACCTTGTTATAAAAATAAGTTTCATCATTACCCCATCAACCACCTCCCGCAAAAGTCGAAAAAATAGCCCCTATTCCCCATAAATTTTCAGCAAATACCGACAAGTTTCTTGCTACCCTTTGTGTAATCTATTACTAATTTGATAGTTTCCAATAATTACTATCCTATTAAAATACGATTCTGGAGGGGTGTTCATTGAAAAGGGGTTTAAGACGCATATTATTTCTTCTTTCGACAGTGATTTTAGTTTTAAGTACGTTTTTATCACCAGCAGCTATAGCAGAAACTCAACACAAAAGCATGGAAGATAGCTTACAGCAAGCATCGACAAATAAAATTGACAGCAAAGTTAAACAACAAATGGAAACTAATGAGGAAGTATCTCTATTAATTATTTTGAATGACCAAATCGATGCTTCTGCCATCATGAAACAGGCGAATAAAAATGCAAGTGAGAAAAAAGCACTAGGATTAAACAAGAAGCATATGGTACGTTCTGAAATTTTGACGGAATTGAAGGCAAACGCTCATCAAACACAAGAGCCTTTACTAGAACTATTAAAGCAAGAAAAACAAAAGGGGAACGTTAAGAAGTACAAATCCTATCATGTTATTAATGCCATTTCCTTCACAGGTTCAAAGGAAGTCATCGAAAAGATTGCTTCCTTTAAGGAAGTGAAAAAAATCTATTTAGATGAAGTACGTCATTTGGTGAAAGACACTGACTTGACGAACACCTCGAGTGATGAGAATGTACAATGGAATGTCAGTCAAGTATTAGCACCCCAAGCATGGGAGTTGGGAATCGATGGAACAGGAACAGTAGTGGCAAGCATTGATTCAGGTGTGCGATGGGACCACCCAGCCTTAAAAGAAAAATACCGCGGCTATAACGCTGCAGAGGGCACGGTGGAACATCAGTATAGCTTTTTTGATGCGGTAGCTGGACAAGCAGAAAGCTATGATGATAACGGACATGGAACCCATGTTACAGGGACAATGGTTGGAAGCGAGCCTGAAGGAACGAACAAAATCGGTGTTGCTCCAGGAGCAAAGTGGATTGCCGCGAAAGCATTTGATGCAAATGGGAATGGTACAGATTCTGATATTTTAGAGGCTGCCCAATGGATGATGGCACCTGGAGGCAGAGTTGATATGGCTCCAGATGTCGTGAATAATTCCTGGAGCGGCGGCCCAGGTATCAATGAGTGGTTTTTAGAAGTCGTTCAGACTTGGAGAGCATATGGGATATTCCCAGTATTTGCAGCGGGAAATGCATCAATTTTAATCCCTAACGGACCTGGTACGATTGCAAGCCCAGCCAATTATCCAGAATCTTTTGCTGTTGGTGCAGTCGATAAAGAGAATCAAATAGCTGATTTTTCATTCCAAGGTCCATCCCCATACGGTGAAATTAAGCCTGAATTGACAGCACCTGGGGTTAAAATTCGCTCGACCTTACCAGATGGAGGATATGGAGACAAAAGCGGTACCTCAATGGCAGCGCCACATGTTGCCGGAGCGGTTGCTTTACTGCGCCAGGCCAACGCCAATCTAACAGTAGATGAAATCGAGCAAATTTTAATCGAAACGGCTATCCCATTAACCGATCGAGATTTTCTAGAGTCACCTAATCACGGCTATGGGCATGGCCTGCTGAACGTCTATGATGCCGTATTGTCAGAAACACAAGGGATGGGAATGATTACAGGGAATGTAACGGTTGAAGGTGAAGACGCGCAAAGCCCTGTTTACTCACATACGCCTATCTCTGAGGTATCTGAAGGATTACAAATCGATCTTACTGTTCAAGCGAGTGATAATATCAGTGTTGAATCTGTCGAGTTAGCCTATAAATTGAATGATGGGGAGTGGAATCATGTTTCTGCGGATCGTATTTCTGGAAATTATTTAAATGGAGAATACCTCGCTACTATTCCAGCAGGCGTTGCCGAA
This DNA window, taken from Bacillus oleivorans, encodes the following:
- a CDS encoding ABC transporter ATP-binding protein — translated: MKKIIIGDHLVKSYGEGEEKRNVLDGVSVEINEGEFVAVMGPSGSGKSTLLFALSGMDGVNSGKVVFDSRDLSAVGEKELSDIRRTKMGFVFQQPTMLKNLNILDNIILPSMRDNKNTGKISEKARALMKRVGIAELEKRDITQVSGGQLQRAGICRALMNSPKIIFGDEPTGALNSKSAQEIMDIFSEINTDGTAVMLVTHDAKVAARTDRIMFMRDGKIESELKLLKYDGTDTDGRVEKVMVKMREIGI